From Pseudanabaena sp. PCC 6802, one genomic window encodes:
- a CDS encoding M15 family metallopeptidase, producing MKQFKKVRRYYRLAFITLLAAIVLSISWVAISAVAKLFAPGPATAPPPEAIAVSTATPSASPSPETAIVKAPESDRQPKLGHFPYSESQDLDMVYIGSYAEKENQRFEKLSLEAALALMKLIYAARDDNTWIVPVSGFRSIEQQEKLYKDQIQRRGSETEAAKISAPPGYSEHHTGYAVDLTDGNSHLTDLTYKFAESDAFRWLSQHAREYGFELSFPQNNFQGVSYEPWHWRFVGSPKAEEIFKQARAESHQLDRKSNGKDVL from the coding sequence ATGAAGCAATTCAAAAAGGTGCGTCGCTATTATCGTTTAGCATTCATCACTTTGCTGGCAGCCATAGTTCTATCTATTAGCTGGGTTGCCATCTCAGCCGTTGCCAAACTTTTTGCTCCTGGCCCTGCAACGGCACCTCCACCAGAAGCGATCGCGGTTTCAACTGCAACCCCCTCCGCCAGTCCATCGCCAGAAACAGCGATCGTCAAAGCGCCGGAAAGCGATCGACAGCCGAAGTTAGGCCATTTCCCCTACAGTGAAAGCCAGGATCTGGATATGGTTTATATCGGCAGTTATGCGGAGAAAGAGAATCAGAGATTCGAGAAGCTATCGCTTGAAGCAGCCCTAGCACTAATGAAGCTAATCTACGCAGCAAGAGACGATAACACCTGGATTGTTCCCGTGTCAGGCTTCCGCAGTATAGAGCAACAGGAAAAACTCTATAAGGATCAAATCCAGCGACGAGGTTCTGAAACAGAGGCAGCAAAGATTAGTGCGCCCCCTGGCTACAGCGAGCACCATACTGGTTATGCCGTAGACCTGACCGATGGCAATTCTCATCTCACCGATCTAACATATAAGTTTGCCGAATCCGATGCATTTCGATGGCTGAGCCAGCACGCTCGGGAATACGGATTCGAGCTATCTTTCCCACAAAATAACTTCCAAGGCGTGAGCTACGAACCCTGGCATTGGCGCTTTGTCGGCTCGCCCAAGGCAGAGGAAATATTTAAGCAAGCCAG